The following proteins come from a genomic window of Geminicoccaceae bacterium SCSIO 64248:
- the proV gene encoding glycine betaine/L-proline ABC transporter ATP-binding protein ProV has product MTALSRDQAITGGDVAAPAASQAGTREASGVPEGVGRLEARSLSKIFTDNPGPALELLDKGASKDEVLEKLDVVAGVYDASFTVEPGEIFVVMGLSGSGKSTLIRLLNRLIEPSAGELLLAGRDIVTMNKRDLLEVRRKHMSMVFQSFALMPHLTALDNAAFGQTIAGISRDERRRAARAVLEQVGLGSYAERFPHEMSGGMQQRVGLARALCSNPSILLMDEAFSALDPLIRTEMQDELLRLQREHRRTVIFISHDLDEAMRIGDRIAIMEGGRIVQVGTPLEILRNPADDYVRSFFRNVDVSKVLRAGVAAGEEKLPLLKPGKPASEFLNELRGTGDDFGQVIDNDGLWLGLVSVQSLEAAGGQGVEAAFLPGVSPIADDKRLIEILGDVAAQSHPVPVVADDGRYVGSLTCPGLLKVLDRTA; this is encoded by the coding sequence ATGACGGCCCTTTCTCGCGACCAGGCCATCACAGGCGGCGACGTGGCCGCTCCGGCCGCAAGCCAAGCCGGAACGCGCGAGGCGTCGGGCGTGCCCGAGGGTGTCGGCCGCCTCGAAGCTCGATCCCTCTCGAAGATCTTCACCGACAATCCCGGACCCGCGCTCGAGCTTCTCGACAAGGGCGCGAGCAAGGACGAGGTGCTCGAGAAGCTCGATGTCGTCGCCGGCGTCTACGATGCGAGCTTCACGGTGGAGCCGGGCGAGATCTTCGTGGTCATGGGCCTTTCCGGCTCCGGCAAGTCCACGCTGATCCGCCTGCTGAACCGCCTGATCGAGCCGAGCGCCGGCGAGCTCCTGCTGGCCGGGCGCGACATCGTCACGATGAACAAGCGCGATCTGCTCGAGGTGCGTCGCAAGCACATGAGCATGGTGTTCCAGTCCTTCGCGCTGATGCCTCATCTCACGGCCCTCGACAACGCCGCGTTCGGCCAGACCATCGCGGGCATCTCCCGCGACGAGCGCCGCCGCGCCGCCAGGGCCGTCCTGGAGCAGGTCGGCCTCGGATCCTATGCCGAGCGCTTCCCCCACGAGATGTCCGGCGGCATGCAGCAGCGCGTCGGCCTTGCCCGCGCGCTCTGCAGCAACCCGTCGATCCTCCTCATGGATGAGGCGTTCTCGGCGCTCGATCCGCTGATCCGCACCGAGATGCAGGACGAGTTGCTGCGCCTGCAGCGCGAGCACAGGCGGACGGTCATCTTCATCTCGCACGACCTCGACGAGGCGATGCGCATCGGCGACCGGATCGCGATCATGGAAGGCGGCCGAATCGTCCAGGTGGGCACGCCGTTGGAGATCCTGCGCAACCCGGCGGACGACTACGTCCGATCGTTCTTCCGCAATGTCGACGTCTCGAAGGTGCTGCGCGCCGGGGTGGCCGCCGGCGAGGAGAAGCTGCCGCTGCTCAAGCCGGGAAAGCCGGCCTCGGAGTTTTTGAACGAGCTTCGCGGCACGGGGGACGATTTCGGCCAGGTCATCGACAATGACGGCCTGTGGCTGGGTCTCGTGTCCGTCCAGTCGTTGGAGGCGGCCGGCGGCCAGGGCGTGGAGGCGGCGTTCCTGCCCGGTGTGTCGCCCATCGCCGACGACAAGCGGCTGATCGAGATCCTGGGCGACGTCGCCGCCCAGTCGCATCCGGTGCCGGTCGTCGCCGACGACGGCCGGTATGTCGGCTCGCTCACCTGCCCCGGTCTCCTCAAGGTTCTGGACAGGACGGCCTGA
- a CDS encoding electron transfer flavoprotein subunit alpha/FixB family protein — MSRVRRDPRTLLAARTVAGQGRRRLSLRPAEAVPGTGRSRRDPRAERRSVSRQANGRLRLDRGSAHDASALQAAAARPEAAPPPPVRVVPQPAFLVMAWLERPDGRLSVADRQLLAAAHLLADADGGAVTAVVVGDGGGLAEAGADRVLSLPSDRLAGYRPEAQAAALVAAIEAYGPRHVLFREDEVGPGDLARRVAARMDERLWPGVQILSRGHATRRGGGGGAALSLPPTRLMTLAEDAVGADGLPLCEGRAIEAPAFTARERLDRGRLLPVDLENVALAEAPFVAAAGNGVTDWPAFNDVAAGLGAVRGGSRVVCDDGHLPRDRQVGASGSPVNATVYLAFGIAGAPQHLQGITAVEHVIAVNTDLHAEMIKRADLAIIADAQEVMPALLDALRREEVR, encoded by the coding sequence ATGAGCCGGGTCCGGCGCGATCCGCGGACGCTGCTCGCGGCGCGGACGGTCGCCGGGCAGGGACGTCGCCGCCTTTCGCTCCGCCCGGCCGAGGCTGTCCCCGGGACGGGACGCTCGCGGCGCGACCCGCGTGCCGAGCGCCGTTCGGTCAGCCGTCAGGCGAACGGACGTTTGCGCCTCGATCGCGGTTCGGCGCACGATGCGTCGGCGCTCCAGGCGGCCGCCGCGAGGCCCGAGGCCGCGCCGCCGCCGCCCGTGCGCGTCGTGCCGCAGCCGGCTTTCCTCGTCATGGCGTGGCTCGAGCGTCCGGACGGCCGTCTTTCCGTCGCCGACCGGCAGCTTCTGGCGGCCGCCCACCTGCTGGCCGACGCGGATGGCGGCGCGGTCACCGCCGTGGTCGTGGGTGACGGCGGCGGCCTGGCCGAGGCGGGCGCCGACCGCGTGCTGTCGCTGCCCTCCGATCGTCTCGCGGGCTACCGGCCGGAGGCGCAGGCGGCGGCCCTGGTGGCGGCGATCGAGGCCTACGGGCCGCGCCACGTCCTGTTCCGCGAGGATGAGGTCGGACCGGGCGATCTGGCACGACGTGTCGCCGCCCGGATGGACGAGCGGCTCTGGCCGGGCGTGCAGATCCTGTCGCGTGGCCACGCCACGCGGCGCGGCGGGGGCGGCGGCGCGGCGCTCAGCCTGCCGCCGACGCGGCTGATGACCCTGGCCGAGGATGCCGTCGGCGCGGACGGCCTGCCGCTCTGCGAGGGGCGGGCGATCGAGGCGCCCGCCTTTACGGCGCGGGAGAGGCTGGATCGCGGCCGCCTGCTGCCGGTCGATCTCGAGAACGTGGCGTTGGCGGAGGCGCCCTTCGTCGCCGCGGCCGGCAACGGCGTCACCGACTGGCCGGCCTTCAACGACGTCGCGGCCGGGCTGGGCGCGGTCAGGGGCGGCAGCCGGGTCGTGTGCGACGACGGCCACCTGCCGCGCGACCGGCAGGTCGGCGCCTCCGGCTCGCCGGTCAACGCGACGGTCTACCTCGCCTTCGGCATCGCGGGGGCGCCCCAGCATCTTCAGGGCATAACGGCCGTCGAGCACGTGATCGCGGTCAACACCGACCTCCATGCCGAGATGATCAAGCGGGCGGATCTGGCGATCATCGCCGACGCGCAGGAGGTCATGCCGGCTTTGCTCGACGCGCTTCGCCGGGAGGAGGTGCGCTGA
- a CDS encoding proline/glycine betaine ABC transporter permease, producing MDFFTLPIEDWVEAAVDFALDHFQPALNVVETIVLIVTGAVGAVLSVLPPPLLLIVIVLLSLWRCGLGFGIFTLVALLLTAGMGVWPQMVDTLGLVLGSAILSLILGVPLGIWMARSAKARAVLKTILDFMQTMPAFVYLIPAVIFFGLGKVPGTLATVIFAMPPAVRLTALGIQQVPSEIVEAGKAFGCTSRQLLFKVQLPNALPSIMAGVNQTIMLALSMVVIASMIGAGGLGNVVLSGIQRLDVGLGFKGGLAVVFLAIILDRITQSFGEGARRPAAGQLGGLRRFLPAPAASSSPSQP from the coding sequence ATGGACTTCTTCACCCTTCCCATCGAGGACTGGGTCGAGGCCGCGGTCGATTTCGCGCTCGATCATTTCCAGCCGGCGCTCAACGTCGTCGAGACCATCGTGCTCATCGTGACCGGCGCCGTCGGCGCCGTCCTGTCCGTCCTGCCGCCGCCGCTCCTGCTCATCGTGATCGTCCTGCTCAGCCTGTGGCGTTGCGGCCTGGGCTTCGGGATCTTCACCCTTGTCGCGTTGTTGCTCACGGCCGGGATGGGCGTCTGGCCGCAGATGGTCGACACGCTGGGACTCGTGCTCGGCTCCGCGATCCTGAGCCTGATCCTGGGCGTGCCGCTCGGGATCTGGATGGCCCGGAGCGCCAAGGCGCGCGCGGTGCTCAAGACCATCCTCGACTTCATGCAGACCATGCCGGCCTTCGTCTACCTGATCCCCGCCGTGATCTTCTTCGGGCTGGGCAAGGTGCCGGGCACGCTCGCGACCGTGATCTTCGCGATGCCTCCGGCCGTGCGCCTGACGGCGCTGGGCATCCAGCAGGTGCCGAGCGAGATCGTCGAGGCCGGCAAGGCGTTCGGCTGCACGAGCCGGCAATTGCTGTTCAAGGTCCAGCTGCCGAACGCGCTCCCGTCCATCATGGCCGGCGTCAACCAGACCATCATGCTGGCCTTGTCCATGGTCGTCATCGCCTCGATGATCGGCGCGGGAGGGCTCGGCAACGTCGTTCTGTCCGGCATCCAGCGCCTCGATGTCGGCCTCGGCTTCAAGGGCGGCCTGGCCGTGGTCTTTCTCGCGATCATTCTCGACCGGATCACGCAGAGCTTCGGCGAGGGCGCCCGGCGTCCGGCAGCCGGCCAGCTCGGCGGCCTGAGGCGCTTCCTGCCCGCGCCTGCCGCCTCCAGTTCACCATCGCAACCATGA
- a CDS encoding electron transfer flavoprotein subunit beta — protein sequence MLSIGRHPVSGRERRASADARALELALRLGGDTVHAIHAGDPDQPALRDYLGMGLPRLSVVPMPEDHDPVPALIACLQELKPTLILAGLRGERGLDTGLLPHKVADALDFAMVPGIIDLSVTDGTATVTQVLPKAGRRSVAAPLPLLATVHPGAPVPRACAYARARRGHIERIAIPTAQDPVLSSVQRAAWRPRPKALAPTGGSARDRLARATVAKAGAGRIMIDPDPHDAARAILAELEEHGLLRK from the coding sequence TTGCTTTCGATCGGTCGTCATCCCGTCTCCGGCCGGGAACGCCGGGCTTCGGCCGATGCGCGTGCGCTCGAATTGGCATTGCGCCTGGGCGGCGACACCGTCCATGCGATCCATGCCGGCGACCCGGACCAGCCGGCGCTGCGCGACTATCTCGGCATGGGGCTGCCGCGTCTCTCGGTCGTGCCGATGCCCGAGGATCACGATCCGGTTCCGGCCCTGATCGCCTGTCTTCAGGAGTTGAAGCCGACCTTGATCCTCGCCGGCCTGCGTGGCGAAAGGGGGCTGGATACCGGACTTTTGCCGCACAAGGTTGCGGATGCGCTCGATTTCGCTATGGTTCCCGGCATAATCGACTTGAGCGTCACGGACGGGACCGCGACCGTGACTCAGGTTTTGCCGAAAGCAGGTCGCCGGAGCGTGGCTGCACCGCTGCCCCTCCTCGCGACCGTCCATCCCGGAGCGCCGGTACCGCGCGCCTGTGCCTATGCACGGGCGCGTCGCGGTCACATCGAGCGGATAGCAATCCCGACCGCGCAGGATCCCGTTCTGTCATCGGTTCAGCGCGCGGCGTGGAGACCACGGCCCAAGGCGTTGGCGCCGACCGGCGGCAGCGCACGCGACAGGCTGGCGCGCGCGACCGTCGCCAAGGCGGGAGCCGGGCGCATCATGATCGATCCGGATCCCCACGACGCCGCGCGGGCGATCCTGGCCGAGCTGGAGGAACACGGATTGCTCCGAAAATGA
- a CDS encoding glycine betaine ABC transporter substrate-binding protein: MLRRTFTALAMGTALIALTAGGAQAQAEKSIKIGWTAWADAEAVTKLAQRILTEKMGYEVELVMADIGIQYQGIAQGDLDAMMMSWQPVTHASYLEQLGDQVDDLGPIYTHAKLGWAVPAYVPEDQVASIEDLAKPEVAEQLGNQIQGIDPGAGLMQASEKAVSNYGLSDYTLVSSSEAAMLAELDRAERGEEWIVATLWNPHWIFSKYDLRYLEDPKGDLGGSETVNVLARQELVQDQPEAYDFFSRFFIELSDLEAMMFEAQNTSYDEAVTKYIDEHPAQVNYWVTGEIAG; encoded by the coding sequence ATGTTGAGAAGGACGTTCACCGCTCTCGCCATGGGTACGGCGCTGATCGCGCTGACCGCCGGCGGGGCGCAGGCGCAGGCCGAGAAGTCGATCAAGATCGGCTGGACGGCGTGGGCGGATGCCGAGGCGGTGACGAAGCTCGCCCAACGCATCCTGACCGAGAAGATGGGCTATGAGGTCGAGCTGGTCATGGCCGACATCGGCATCCAGTACCAGGGCATCGCCCAGGGCGACCTGGACGCCATGATGATGTCCTGGCAGCCGGTGACCCACGCTTCCTATCTCGAGCAGCTGGGCGATCAGGTCGACGATCTCGGCCCGATCTACACCCACGCCAAGCTGGGCTGGGCCGTGCCGGCCTACGTGCCGGAGGATCAGGTCGCCAGCATCGAGGACCTGGCGAAGCCGGAAGTTGCGGAGCAACTCGGCAACCAGATCCAGGGCATCGATCCCGGCGCAGGCCTGATGCAGGCGTCCGAGAAGGCGGTGTCCAATTACGGCCTGTCCGACTACACGCTGGTGTCGTCCAGCGAGGCGGCCATGCTGGCGGAACTCGACCGTGCCGAGCGCGGCGAGGAGTGGATCGTCGCCACCCTGTGGAACCCGCACTGGATCTTCTCGAAATACGACCTGCGCTACCTCGAGGACCCGAAGGGCGACCTGGGCGGCTCCGAGACGGTGAACGTGCTGGCGCGGCAGGAGCTCGTGCAGGACCAGCCGGAAGCCTACGACTTCTTCTCGCGCTTCTTCATCGAGCTGTCCGACCTGGAAGCCATGATGTTCGAGGCGCAGAACACGAGCTACGACGAGGCGGTCACCAAGTACATCG
- a CDS encoding DUF3483 domain-containing protein — protein MIGPASAALILVLALATLVLAVRQTRRWRIGAPADVDLIAGVRALPGRYLHDVHDVVARRPFNARFHALLAGGLIAGCLLLLILPLAGGRAFWALLALVFAAMLTGAVMVAWRRTARRPDELSGGRFDWLPIALIAFSLGFGLLALDQAAGGVLPVLAAYGLLAVAAVAGGALVRAIWRGPMKHALHGTLHLVAHPRPKRFGKAAPKGEATALAPLDLDADKLGRETPTDFAWNRLLGFDACVECGRCEAVCPAYAASQPLNPKALIQDLVGALEPGAGAYAGHGHPGRPLEHAPGGPLARLIGDDGVIAPETLWSCTTCRACVEACPMMIEHVDAVIDLRRFQALELGAVPGKAAETLEEIRATDTVSGRDPARRLDWATDLRLPVATGDAPVPLLLWLGEAAFDLRGQRTLRALVRLLRLAEVDFAVLGGAELDCGDVARRLGDEATFQDLARRNIATLDGLGVTRIVTADPHALHVLRNEYPALGGRYDVVHHSALLADLTSSGRLAAAEPGGRTVTYHDPCYLGRYNGEIDAPRALLAAAGARVVEMKRSGLNSFCCGGGGGAPLTDIPGKARIADLRMAEAAATGADVVAVACPNCALMLEGVVGPRPEVADLAELVLQAQERAA, from the coding sequence GTGATCGGTCCCGCGTCGGCCGCTCTGATCCTGGTGCTGGCCCTGGCCACCCTGGTCCTGGCGGTCCGGCAGACGCGGCGCTGGCGAATCGGCGCACCGGCGGATGTCGACCTGATCGCCGGCGTCCGCGCCTTGCCCGGCCGCTACCTGCACGACGTGCACGACGTCGTCGCCCGCCGACCGTTCAACGCCCGGTTCCACGCGCTCCTCGCCGGCGGACTGATCGCGGGATGCCTGCTCCTCCTCATCCTGCCCCTGGCCGGCGGCCGCGCGTTCTGGGCGCTGCTGGCCCTCGTGTTCGCCGCCATGCTGACGGGCGCCGTCATGGTGGCGTGGCGGCGCACGGCTCGCCGGCCGGACGAGCTGTCCGGCGGCAGGTTCGATTGGCTGCCGATCGCGCTGATCGCGTTCTCCCTCGGGTTCGGCTTGCTCGCGCTCGACCAGGCGGCGGGCGGCGTCCTCCCTGTCCTCGCCGCCTATGGCTTGCTGGCCGTCGCGGCCGTCGCCGGCGGCGCGCTGGTGCGCGCGATCTGGCGCGGGCCGATGAAGCATGCGCTGCACGGCACGCTCCATCTCGTCGCCCATCCCCGGCCGAAGCGGTTCGGCAAGGCGGCGCCGAAGGGGGAGGCGACCGCCCTGGCGCCGCTCGATCTCGACGCCGACAAGCTGGGGCGCGAGACGCCGACCGATTTCGCCTGGAACCGGCTGCTCGGCTTCGACGCCTGCGTCGAGTGCGGCCGATGCGAGGCGGTCTGTCCGGCCTATGCCGCAAGCCAGCCGCTCAATCCCAAGGCGCTGATCCAGGATCTCGTCGGCGCGCTCGAGCCGGGCGCGGGCGCCTATGCCGGCCACGGCCATCCCGGCCGGCCGCTCGAGCACGCGCCCGGCGGGCCGCTTGCGCGCCTGATCGGCGATGATGGCGTGATCGCGCCCGAGACGCTCTGGTCGTGCACGACCTGCCGGGCCTGTGTCGAGGCCTGCCCGATGATGATCGAGCATGTCGACGCGGTCATCGATCTGCGCCGGTTCCAGGCGCTGGAACTGGGCGCCGTGCCGGGCAAAGCGGCCGAGACGCTGGAGGAGATCCGCGCGACGGACACGGTGTCCGGCCGCGATCCCGCCCGCCGGCTCGACTGGGCGACCGACCTGCGCCTTCCCGTGGCGACCGGGGATGCGCCCGTGCCGCTGCTGCTCTGGTTGGGCGAGGCCGCCTTCGACCTGCGCGGCCAGCGGACCTTGCGTGCCCTGGTCCGCCTGCTCCGTCTGGCTGAGGTCGATTTCGCCGTGCTGGGCGGGGCGGAGCTGGATTGCGGCGACGTCGCCCGCCGTCTCGGCGACGAGGCGACCTTCCAGGATCTGGCCAGGCGCAACATCGCGACTCTGGACGGGCTGGGCGTCACCCGGATCGTCACCGCCGACCCGCACGCCTTGCACGTGCTCCGTAACGAGTATCCGGCGCTTGGCGGCCGTTACGATGTCGTGCACCACAGCGCGCTGCTGGCCGATCTGACCTCTTCCGGGCGGCTTGCCGCCGCCGAGCCGGGCGGTCGGACCGTGACTTATCACGATCCGTGCTATCTCGGCCGCTACAATGGCGAGATCGATGCGCCGCGGGCGCTTCTCGCCGCGGCGGGTGCTCGTGTGGTCGAGATGAAGCGGTCGGGTCTCAACTCCTTTTGCTGCGGCGGCGGTGGCGGCGCGCCTCTCACCGATATCCCGGGCAAGGCGCGCATCGCCGACCTGCGCATGGCGGAGGCGGCGGCGACCGGGGCGGATGTCGTCGCCGTGGCCTGCCCGAACTGCGCGCTCATGCTCGAAGGCGTCGTCGGTCCCCGGCCGGAGGTCGCCGATCTTGCCGAGCTCGTGCTCCAGGCGCAGGAGCGCGCGGCATGA